A single Pseudoalteromonas rubra DNA region contains:
- a CDS encoding ABC transporter ATP-binding protein/permease — translation MTTSLLTDHHIYPRSTLPGRERWHIEGLLNQPLLAKHLSSYLNKQAGMVQVTANPLTGRVLLLFDPSCWQTKTIRKLLKQAFQYSQKQTGCAESHSTPRHKGLAGFKQRLNENHLYSLVQRIEDEQCRALRHTAIRASTINSFFKILSPIMTGLMISSVLSPIAVLTKLGLSQGAQLAFFTGAFGLSKGAESITAHHKNKHWSKYSNEIDKKMSEQVFAHIQSLPMPYLDSQSPDKLQHLVSHDVDIIKRFLNYTPAEFTDKATTMLFSSVIILAISPVAFALCLLPVPFITRLNKRHQASIREQANKTGDLTDCHRKVLSNNLNGLSTVKSFTAEHIEYERFCSAKDAASEHTVRLDRENSYYSSMNELIFVMGIMGPVVYGCMNVLRGGIGTTEFMVQIGIAPSILNSATGLEYGKSLYRDAHAAATRLDAVLNIAPEAISRDGQQQLTAGVGSIAFSDIHFGYSQHKVIKGVSFEVKANKKVAFVGPTGSGKSTLIKLLLGFYQAQQGQIYIDDKNIEQVSLKSLRQSIALVSQEPFLFNGTIYDNLVYGRPSATFEEVVAACKIAQAYEFIDAHPDGFNAQIGERGHRLSGGQRQRLSIARAVLKNAAILVLDEATSAVDNKTEAAIRQAVDLISHTCTVIIIAHRLSSIRYVDTIYHIKEGEISEAGTHEQLLARNGDYAALWQLQISEQKNAPAMR, via the coding sequence ATGACCACTTCACTATTAACTGACCATCACATTTATCCCAGGTCAACCTTGCCCGGGCGCGAGCGTTGGCATATTGAGGGTCTATTGAACCAGCCACTGCTTGCTAAGCATCTGAGTAGCTATTTGAATAAGCAGGCCGGAATGGTGCAAGTGACGGCCAATCCTCTGACAGGCAGGGTTTTATTGTTGTTTGACCCGTCTTGTTGGCAAACGAAAACAATAAGGAAACTACTAAAGCAAGCATTTCAGTACAGTCAAAAACAAACCGGTTGCGCAGAGAGTCATAGTACCCCACGTCACAAAGGGCTGGCTGGATTCAAACAAAGGCTTAATGAAAACCACTTGTACAGCTTAGTTCAACGGATTGAAGATGAGCAATGTCGGGCATTGAGGCACACGGCAATAAGAGCCAGTACCATCAACTCATTTTTTAAGATCCTGTCGCCCATTATGACAGGTTTGATGATCTCAAGTGTGCTATCACCGATTGCAGTACTAACAAAATTGGGGTTATCGCAAGGGGCTCAACTGGCATTCTTTACCGGTGCATTTGGGCTGTCTAAAGGCGCTGAGTCGATTACTGCACATCATAAAAATAAACATTGGAGCAAGTATTCCAATGAAATAGATAAAAAGATGAGTGAGCAGGTCTTTGCACACATACAGTCCTTACCTATGCCGTATTTAGACAGTCAAAGCCCTGACAAACTGCAGCATTTAGTTAGCCATGATGTGGATATTATAAAACGGTTTCTTAATTACACACCGGCTGAATTTACAGACAAAGCAACAACTATGTTGTTCAGTTCTGTGATTATACTTGCTATCTCTCCGGTGGCCTTCGCGCTTTGTTTACTTCCGGTACCATTTATCACCAGATTGAATAAACGTCATCAGGCAAGTATTCGGGAGCAGGCAAACAAAACAGGCGATCTGACAGACTGCCACAGGAAAGTGCTATCGAATAATCTGAATGGCCTGTCTACAGTTAAGAGCTTTACAGCTGAACATATTGAGTATGAGCGGTTTTGCAGTGCTAAAGATGCGGCCAGCGAACACACTGTCAGGCTTGATAGGGAAAACTCCTATTACTCCAGTATGAACGAGTTGATATTTGTTATGGGGATTATGGGGCCGGTCGTCTACGGTTGTATGAATGTTTTGCGTGGCGGTATCGGCACCACTGAGTTTATGGTTCAGATTGGCATTGCCCCCAGCATACTAAACTCTGCGACCGGGCTGGAATATGGGAAATCTCTTTACAGAGATGCCCATGCTGCGGCCACCCGTCTGGATGCAGTATTGAATATAGCGCCTGAAGCGATTTCACGAGACGGCCAGCAACAGCTTACAGCCGGGGTTGGCAGCATTGCATTTAGCGATATACATTTTGGTTATTCGCAGCATAAGGTGATTAAAGGGGTTTCTTTTGAGGTTAAAGCTAACAAGAAAGTGGCCTTTGTTGGGCCAACCGGATCGGGTAAAAGCACATTGATCAAGCTTTTATTGGGCTTTTACCAGGCACAACAAGGTCAAATTTATATCGATGATAAGAATATAGAGCAGGTAAGTTTAAAAAGTTTAAGGCAGTCAATCGCATTGGTAAGCCAGGAGCCATTTTTATTTAACGGCACCATCTATGACAACCTGGTTTATGGTCGACCCTCCGCAACTTTTGAAGAAGTCGTTGCGGCTTGTAAGATAGCGCAAGCTTATGAATTTATTGATGCTCACCCTGATGGCTTCAACGCTCAGATAGGCGAAAGAGGACACAGGTTGTCTGGTGGTCAACGCCAGCGGCTTTCCATTGCGCGAGCGGTGTTAAAAAATGCCGCAATACTGGTTTTAGACGAGGCCACGTCGGCGGTTGATAATAAAACAGAAGCTGCAATCAGGCAGGCTGTTGATTTAATATCACATACTTGTACTGTGATTATTATCGCTCATCGTTTATCGAGTATTCGGTATGTTGATACGATTTACCACATTAAAGAGGGAGAGATCAGTGAAGCCGGGACACATGAGCAGCTACTGGCAAGAAATGGCGATTATGCTGCATTGTGGCAATTACAAATTTCTGAACAAAAGAATGCACCTGCGATGAGGTAA
- a CDS encoding alpha/beta fold hydrolase yields MIPLSVDISDASHFHENTTLTGLSCSYDGRYFLLSSDQSGCANVYRVATEANRIEQLTHFATQPTFAISYFPRDSRFLYRQDQCGDELDHIWVHEPDGQRRDLTPGDGLKASFLQWNDSGEQFWLLHNQRDASVYDVYCYCAADYTNQRVFTNCDQVNVCDISRDGVWLACEKELNSRANQLVFYRLDTSKGKRYEYQPGYWVGKNDMQARHMIMSFAPDSQSVFYTSDLDCEHKNVWVLDLVTGKTAELLRLGWDVTAFYFSPSGRYQICEVNRDAKTCLQVTDTNTQKPYFLSNEEDAATGLCFSPDESRIGYYTESCICPANLHIHHIGGSNNRLIQAQNPKLPQQRLVRAEVVHYRSFDGLSIPALLYRPSEASADNPVAAMLWIHGGPGDQSQQKFDPVIQHLVSNGYAVLAVNHRGSTGYGKTFFHMADRQHGDVDLEDCLYAKHYLGDLDWVDGQRIGIMGCSYGGFLALAALTFKPDIFALAINIFGVTNWLRTLNSIPPWMGGVRKRIYDVMGDPTLEHQRLKQVSPLFHASQICRPLLVVQGKNDQRVLQIESDEIVQAVKRNGVPVEYLLFEDEGHGFNRRANLIAASNHYLNFLNQYL; encoded by the coding sequence ATGATCCCGCTGAGCGTTGATATCTCCGATGCATCTCACTTTCATGAAAACACCACTTTAACTGGCTTATCTTGCTCATATGATGGTCGTTACTTTTTGCTGAGTTCAGATCAATCTGGTTGTGCGAATGTATATCGGGTCGCCACTGAGGCCAACAGAATTGAGCAACTAACCCACTTCGCGACTCAACCGACGTTTGCCATTAGTTATTTCCCCAGGGACAGCCGATTTTTATACCGCCAGGATCAGTGTGGAGATGAACTTGATCATATTTGGGTCCATGAACCAGACGGGCAGCGTCGGGATTTAACACCCGGTGACGGTCTTAAAGCCAGCTTTTTACAGTGGAATGACAGCGGTGAGCAATTTTGGCTGTTGCACAACCAGCGAGACGCCAGTGTTTATGATGTCTACTGCTATTGTGCGGCTGATTATACAAACCAGCGTGTCTTTACCAATTGTGATCAGGTTAACGTCTGTGATATCAGCCGGGATGGGGTGTGGCTGGCGTGTGAAAAAGAATTAAACAGCAGAGCAAATCAGTTAGTGTTTTATCGCTTAGACACATCGAAAGGTAAGCGCTATGAATACCAACCCGGTTATTGGGTGGGTAAAAACGATATGCAGGCGCGACACATGATAATGAGCTTTGCCCCGGATAGCCAAAGTGTGTTCTATACAAGCGATCTAGATTGTGAACATAAGAATGTGTGGGTGTTAGATTTGGTGACGGGAAAAACCGCCGAATTGCTACGGCTTGGCTGGGATGTGACCGCATTTTATTTTTCGCCCTCGGGACGTTATCAAATCTGTGAAGTGAACCGGGATGCTAAAACCTGCCTCCAGGTTACAGATACCAATACACAGAAGCCCTATTTTTTATCAAACGAGGAAGACGCCGCAACTGGGTTGTGTTTTTCGCCCGATGAAAGCCGGATTGGTTATTACACCGAGAGCTGTATTTGTCCTGCCAATTTGCATATTCACCACATTGGTGGGAGCAATAATCGGCTAATTCAGGCGCAAAACCCTAAGCTGCCTCAGCAACGTCTTGTGCGGGCTGAAGTCGTTCATTATCGCAGTTTTGATGGGCTATCTATTCCTGCGTTGTTGTATCGTCCCAGTGAAGCAAGTGCTGATAACCCTGTTGCGGCCATGCTCTGGATACACGGAGGACCCGGGGATCAGTCACAGCAAAAATTCGATCCTGTGATTCAACATTTGGTGAGTAATGGTTATGCGGTGTTGGCTGTGAATCATAGGGGGTCAACGGGCTATGGGAAAACCTTCTTCCATATGGCAGACAGGCAACACGGTGATGTTGATTTAGAAGATTGCCTTTATGCCAAACACTATCTTGGTGATCTTGACTGGGTGGATGGTCAGCGCATTGGCATTATGGGCTGCAGTTATGGCGGTTTTCTGGCTCTGGCGGCATTAACATTCAAGCCGGATATATTTGCACTGGCGATTAATATCTTTGGTGTGACAAATTGGTTGCGTACCTTAAATAGTATACCTCCCTGGATGGGGGGAGTCCGCAAACGAATTTATGATGTTATGGGAGATCCTACCCTGGAACATCAGCGCCTTAAGCAGGTGTCACCTTTGTTTCATGCTTCGCAAATTTGTCGTCCTCTGTTGGTAGTACAGGGAAAAAATGATCAAAGAGTATTACAGATTGAGAGTGATGAAATTGTGCAGGCTGTGAAGCGCAATGGTGTGCCAGTGGAGTATTTGTTGTTTGAAGATGAAGGGCACGGGTTTAATCGCAGAGCAAACCTCATTGCAGCATCCAATCACTATCTTAATTTTCTTAATCAGTATTTGTAG
- the lanKC gene encoding class III lanthionine synthetase LanKC, with the protein MGDAIDKRISVSDLPHFLFGQSKFFTKVQSYEVKDKSYLSIAEGILGDSWEIRRREAWYVAKPHSVELPRHGFKIHISLISSLTPEALENILPVLAEFGVAFKFLVDAHVQDFFNSQACNKVSSGKFLTAYPASQVEFEAVIEALFTVTEAYYGPYILSDRAYKESRCVFYRYGTFTGNKECDVTGASKPVVINELTGETDLRLPYFRLPEGITDPFPCPDDESESELLNQRYEVVDALASHSSKGGVYLARDKKSGLTVVIKEARPHINRSLLNEHDAISGLNHEAHILRRLEHTGVTPKVVEVFKEWQHQFLVLEHIPFETLNYRDWENHNILINDQGEQALQLCQRYFLLLANIIKAVELVHQTGVIIGDIAPQNILIHPETLEVKLIDLEGAYDQLNEQFYARITSRGFSEYDKNKRRKPTVDEDWQAVSALCVHLLHPVCPLFALNPAIKNTYLSALVKSHGLPECMSEVAMLLQAAQVDKVKQVIPTALGQLTVPAAQTGLFERKSLNLDEGECKQLLKKMADGLAHFIDNPVGESTFPVDYRALNSHPYSVSYGQFGIFYYLRKYTNIVAEPLMQKAIVELMALNMANMPRGLYSGLSGIAWVMYECGYQSDATFLMKQVLKNDLRHDACDLFYGAAGWGLACLQFYSKTQQPEFLQGAKEAAEIITNQLNEHQGTLYYKNLDGQPYSGLLHGNAGIALFFLRLYQVTQNQEDLRLATRCLQFEIDRGERINNELVWRKNYNEKTTYPYLQFGSVGVGCVLLRFYSVTREVKYLALAQEIAQATQGKFCIYPGAFVGMSGIGTFFLDLYRVTKDAQYLREANSIAYRVSLYQCAAGEGVAFPGDKLAGLTTDYATGTVGVGFFLSRLLNDGQGRELFLDPDFSGLETCEQAAKAQLDSME; encoded by the coding sequence ATGGGTGATGCAATAGATAAGCGGATATCTGTAAGCGACCTGCCGCACTTTTTATTTGGTCAATCAAAGTTCTTTACTAAGGTGCAGTCTTATGAAGTCAAAGATAAAAGTTACCTTAGTATCGCTGAAGGAATATTAGGAGATAGCTGGGAAATCAGGCGAAGAGAGGCCTGGTATGTTGCTAAACCTCATTCAGTTGAACTACCCAGGCACGGATTTAAGATCCATATTTCATTGATATCCAGCCTTACCCCAGAGGCACTCGAGAATATTCTTCCTGTTCTGGCCGAGTTTGGCGTGGCATTTAAATTTTTGGTTGATGCCCATGTCCAGGATTTCTTTAATTCACAAGCTTGTAATAAGGTGTCATCCGGTAAGTTTTTAACTGCCTATCCAGCCAGTCAAGTTGAGTTTGAAGCCGTTATAGAGGCGCTTTTCACTGTGACGGAAGCGTACTATGGACCTTATATCTTAAGCGATCGTGCCTATAAAGAGAGCCGCTGTGTGTTCTATCGCTATGGCACCTTTACTGGTAATAAAGAATGCGATGTGACTGGTGCTTCGAAACCTGTTGTCATTAATGAGTTGACAGGAGAGACTGATCTTCGTTTACCTTATTTCCGTCTGCCCGAAGGGATAACGGATCCATTTCCTTGTCCTGATGATGAATCAGAATCTGAGTTGCTTAATCAACGCTATGAAGTCGTCGATGCGTTAGCGAGTCACTCCAGCAAAGGTGGGGTATATCTTGCCAGGGACAAAAAGTCTGGTTTGACAGTCGTTATAAAAGAGGCGCGTCCTCATATTAATCGCAGCCTATTAAATGAGCACGACGCAATTTCCGGCTTGAACCACGAAGCCCATATTTTGCGACGACTTGAACACACAGGTGTGACGCCTAAAGTCGTCGAGGTGTTCAAAGAGTGGCAGCATCAGTTTTTAGTGCTGGAACATATCCCCTTTGAAACCCTCAATTATAGAGATTGGGAAAATCACAACATTTTGATAAATGATCAAGGTGAGCAGGCGCTACAGCTCTGCCAGCGCTATTTCTTATTATTAGCTAATATTATCAAAGCGGTTGAGCTGGTTCACCAGACAGGCGTTATCATTGGTGATATTGCGCCGCAAAATATCCTGATACACCCAGAGACGTTAGAGGTTAAGTTGATTGACCTGGAGGGGGCATATGATCAACTTAACGAACAATTTTACGCCAGGATAACCAGTCGTGGTTTTTCCGAATACGATAAAAACAAACGCAGAAAACCCACCGTGGATGAGGACTGGCAAGCTGTGAGTGCATTGTGTGTTCATTTGTTGCATCCGGTGTGTCCACTTTTTGCCTTAAACCCGGCGATCAAGAACACATATTTAAGCGCGTTGGTTAAAAGCCATGGTTTACCTGAGTGCATGTCAGAGGTTGCTATGCTGCTACAGGCTGCGCAAGTTGACAAAGTGAAACAAGTGATACCCACTGCGTTGGGGCAATTAACGGTGCCAGCCGCTCAGACAGGCTTATTTGAACGAAAAAGTCTGAATCTGGATGAGGGCGAGTGTAAGCAATTATTGAAAAAGATGGCCGATGGCCTGGCCCATTTTATAGATAACCCAGTTGGAGAAAGCACTTTTCCTGTCGACTATCGGGCCTTGAACAGCCACCCCTATAGCGTATCTTATGGCCAGTTTGGGATTTTTTACTATCTCAGAAAGTACACAAATATCGTAGCCGAACCTTTAATGCAAAAAGCCATTGTTGAGCTCATGGCTCTGAATATGGCAAACATGCCTCGGGGCTTATACTCGGGTCTGTCTGGCATTGCCTGGGTGATGTATGAGTGCGGGTATCAGTCAGATGCGACCTTTTTAATGAAGCAGGTACTGAAAAACGACCTGCGTCATGATGCCTGTGATTTGTTTTACGGTGCGGCTGGTTGGGGATTAGCGTGCTTACAATTTTACAGCAAAACTCAACAGCCCGAGTTTTTGCAGGGTGCAAAAGAGGCTGCAGAGATAATCACCAATCAGCTAAACGAGCATCAGGGCACCTTGTATTACAAAAATCTGGACGGTCAGCCATATTCCGGTCTGCTCCATGGTAATGCCGGTATAGCACTGTTCTTTTTACGCTTGTACCAGGTTACGCAAAATCAGGAAGACTTACGCCTCGCTACACGTTGTCTGCAGTTTGAAATTGACAGAGGAGAGCGAATTAATAACGAACTGGTCTGGCGCAAAAACTACAATGAAAAAACCACTTATCCATACTTGCAGTTTGGCTCGGTTGGTGTGGGTTGTGTGTTGTTACGTTTTTACAGTGTAACTCGGGAGGTAAAATACCTCGCGCTTGCACAAGAGATTGCACAGGCAACCCAAGGCAAGTTTTGTATCTATCCAGGCGCTTTTGTTGGCATGAGCGGCATAGGTACATTCTTTCTGGATTTATATCGGGTAACCAAAGATGCGCAGTATCTCAGGGAGGCGAACTCAATTGCTTACAGAGTGAGTTTGTATCAGTGTGCAGCAGGAGAAGGGGTTGCGTTCCCGGGTGATAAACTGGCCGGACTCACCACAGATTATGCAACCGGAACGGTTGGCGTCGGCTTTTTCTTGTCTCGTTTACTGAATGATGGACAAGGAAGAGAGCTATTTCTTGACCCCGACTTTTCAGGTCTGGAGACCTGCGAACAGGCAGCAAAAGCGCAACTGGACTCGATGGAATGA
- a CDS encoding hemolysin D, whose protein sequence is MKLKHLACVVAVAANTQVSAFTQLGGSGVMPIGHEWLTRTSALELLSQDTKVEDANDPRLSWGQGLAKSTELNIAQTEVAKILANRRNDNTYYSEYDAIFAAIVGERWVDIAGFNVTNASIDPTGPNCFNAVAQEPADLQQDHFMRRYDDVGGAGGVDAAKRGQARFIDHFVNAAMAQSKQIKVWDGGGYASAVTVDHNYFLFGRAVHLFQDSFSPEHTVRLPEDNYETVWQVKAYLCSEGAEQHTHATGDAISYESGDVIWHPGTRTDGSWEGYRPSNMKPVALVALEASKDLWAAFIRTMATPVEQRESYARAQAQMLVNAWLSFDETAMRQWYDDESRRDHTYVLAPGESGKGKSLEQCMAELNVGTVSQLERVAQLDEERRQCLYNVEAVEGYEDLNDPLMDMPYNWKWKSPFWKTAPDGWTAPDLPADAGQAMILKSAETGLAVSSESGLENNARLKASGAQPLAFVGVTGKDQQVYFRSRYNAELFLSYSASFSGYVKLWDSAEDSGFSLIDQGGVWNLKNTRWDQYVWLDTSSQQLHLNRYGKANNNNAKWTIEYQ, encoded by the coding sequence ATGAAGTTAAAACATCTTGCCTGTGTTGTTGCAGTGGCAGCAAATACTCAAGTCAGCGCATTTACCCAGTTAGGCGGCAGCGGCGTTATGCCCATTGGTCACGAGTGGCTCACCAGAACCTCCGCCCTTGAGCTGTTGTCACAAGACACTAAGGTAGAAGATGCGAATGATCCCCGCCTGAGCTGGGGTCAGGGCCTCGCGAAATCAACGGAACTGAATATTGCTCAAACGGAAGTGGCTAAGATTCTCGCTAACCGTCGTAATGACAACACCTACTACTCTGAATATGATGCAATTTTCGCGGCCATTGTCGGTGAGCGCTGGGTTGATATCGCCGGTTTTAACGTCACCAATGCCAGCATAGATCCGACCGGCCCAAATTGTTTTAACGCCGTGGCTCAGGAGCCTGCCGACTTACAGCAGGATCACTTTATGCGTCGTTATGATGATGTAGGGGGCGCAGGTGGTGTGGATGCGGCTAAGCGCGGACAGGCACGTTTTATTGATCACTTTGTTAATGCTGCCATGGCGCAAAGTAAGCAGATCAAGGTGTGGGATGGTGGCGGTTACGCCAGTGCTGTCACCGTAGACCATAACTATTTCCTGTTTGGCCGTGCCGTGCATCTGTTCCAGGACTCATTCAGTCCGGAGCACACCGTACGCCTGCCTGAGGATAACTATGAAACAGTCTGGCAGGTAAAGGCTTATTTATGTTCTGAAGGTGCTGAGCAGCATACCCACGCAACGGGCGATGCAATTAGCTATGAAAGTGGCGATGTGATCTGGCATCCGGGCACACGCACAGATGGCAGCTGGGAGGGTTACCGTCCCAGCAACATGAAACCGGTTGCACTGGTGGCGCTGGAAGCGAGTAAAGATCTGTGGGCTGCGTTTATTCGCACTATGGCAACTCCGGTTGAGCAAAGAGAAAGCTATGCACGAGCACAGGCACAAATGCTGGTTAACGCCTGGCTATCTTTCGATGAAACGGCCATGCGTCAATGGTATGACGATGAAAGCCGCCGTGATCACACGTATGTGTTGGCACCTGGTGAATCTGGCAAGGGCAAGAGTCTGGAGCAATGTATGGCCGAGCTGAATGTTGGCACGGTTAGTCAGCTAGAGCGTGTTGCTCAGTTAGACGAAGAGCGTCGTCAGTGTCTATATAATGTTGAAGCCGTCGAAGGTTACGAAGACCTAAACGATCCACTGATGGATATGCCGTATAACTGGAAATGGAAGTCACCATTTTGGAAAACTGCTCCTGATGGCTGGACAGCGCCAGATTTACCAGCAGATGCTGGCCAGGCGATGATCCTGAAAAGCGCCGAAACTGGGCTTGCTGTATCGAGTGAGTCAGGGTTAGAAAATAACGCAAGACTAAAAGCCAGTGGTGCACAACCTTTGGCATTTGTGGGTGTAACAGGTAAAGATCAGCAAGTGTATTTTCGAAGTCGATACAATGCTGAATTGTTCCTCAGCTACAGCGCTTCTTTCAGTGGTTACGTAAAATTGTGGGATTCTGCCGAGGATTCTGGGTTCTCGTTGATAGATCAGGGCGGTGTATGGAATCTCAAGAACACGCGCTGGGATCAGTACGTCTGGCTCGACACCAGCTCACAACAGTTACACCTGAATCGTTATGGCAAAGCGAATAATAATAACGCGAAATGGACGATTGAATACCAATAA
- a CDS encoding phytanoyl-CoA dioxygenase family protein, whose amino-acid sequence MLSIEKEKLSFYEQNGFVRFEQALSQDLLARLRDLSVRLEDSAKADLAKGALRNQYFLSTESDEPKLFRYNDLLFDDPELVLELLASPTMMAICEKMVGLGCVPMQLDLVYKYPHPHPHIAWHHGAPHPRNYPYLNVGVYLDDADLDDGCLRYVPDTQHKVLDIYELSSQHGWDIPGVVQQPAKAGDILVQDMMILHSSEPKRSEGPRRTIYIELRPVDGIAESAMQTAQWAELRKQWMAHVIKAADPQDVPAGWLEYYGEPEYDLSTLVTMIEEKRESPIPAVWSHRNVEHPDYPTPADLR is encoded by the coding sequence ATGCTATCAATAGAAAAGGAAAAGCTGAGCTTTTACGAGCAAAATGGGTTTGTGCGCTTTGAACAGGCATTGTCGCAAGATTTGTTAGCGCGTCTGAGAGATTTATCGGTCAGGTTGGAAGATTCGGCAAAGGCTGACCTGGCAAAAGGCGCGCTGCGCAATCAGTATTTTTTATCAACGGAGTCGGACGAACCTAAGCTGTTTCGCTACAATGATCTGCTGTTTGACGACCCTGAACTGGTACTGGAACTGCTTGCCAGCCCAACAATGATGGCCATCTGCGAAAAGATGGTGGGGTTAGGCTGTGTGCCTATGCAGCTTGATTTGGTTTACAAGTATCCGCATCCACATCCCCATATTGCCTGGCATCATGGCGCGCCACACCCGCGTAACTACCCTTATTTAAATGTAGGTGTGTATCTGGACGATGCCGATCTGGATGATGGCTGCTTAAGATATGTGCCTGATACTCAGCATAAGGTGTTAGATATTTATGAGTTGTCCAGTCAGCACGGCTGGGATATTCCGGGTGTTGTGCAGCAACCAGCCAAAGCGGGTGATATTTTGGTGCAGGATATGATGATATTGCACAGCTCTGAGCCAAAAAGAAGTGAAGGCCCGCGTCGCACAATTTACATTGAACTGCGGCCGGTTGATGGCATAGCCGAAAGTGCTATGCAAACAGCGCAATGGGCCGAACTCAGAAAACAATGGATGGCCCATGTGATCAAGGCGGCAGATCCTCAGGACGTGCCCGCAGGCTGGCTGGAATACTATGGTGAACCAGAGTATGACTTGTCAACTTTGGTCACTATGATTGAAGAGAAGCGCGAATCACCTATCCCCGCTGTCTGGTCGCATCGAAATGTTGAACACCCGGATTACCCCACACCGGCAGATTTACGCTAA